The following proteins are encoded in a genomic region of Nocardioides renjunii:
- a CDS encoding N-acetylneuraminate synthase family protein, with protein sequence MIIERDLTPYVVYSGDPVLRALEKITANKARVIFLVDSHGHLDGVLSDGDFRRWVSTASSLTVDVPALEAANTSPRSLPIGSSPAEISHAFGSGIDHVALVDDRGHLVAIAINRADELRIGRHVVAPDAPALMISEIGINHQGDVSLARKLVDLSVEAGADVVKFQMRDMESLYRQGTAGSGGEDLGPQYTLDLLAKYDLGADGLFEVFDHCRDVGIDVMCTAWDPVSVDRLVDYGITSLKVASADMTNHALLRHMAASGTPMVISTGMSTEGEIRETVDLVRSTGIAHAFLHCQSTYPAPFKDVNLAYLTRLAELTQAPVGYSGHERGFHVALAAVALGARIVEKHFTVDRDLEGNDHKVSLLPGEFAEMVQRVREVEEALGTAAPRAVSTGEMMNRVNLAKSLVAARRIEVGAVLGDDDIDIKSPGRGLQPNAYDRLVGRTTTRALEPGDFFYATDLGDAAPRGRAYEFRRPWGLAVRYHDIDAMTKDTTPDFLEFHFSYKDLDLPVADVFARYDGGLPMGFTTHSPDLFAGDFLLNLASEDDAHWERSIRELQRVVDTTREMQAFFTRGADAKAGTEGPVVVASLGGFTTDAFVRPEQREAMYDRVAAGLARVDDSGVRLCAQTLPPYPWYMGGQLYCNLFVDPRDTADFAARHDRRLCFDVSHSKLSANYLGLSFAEATDLLAPHTEHLHLVDATGVDGEGVQVGDGEIDWAVLAQQLDALSPGVSFIPEIWQGHVNDGEGFWIALERLEQWF encoded by the coding sequence TTGATCATCGAGCGTGACCTCACGCCGTACGTCGTCTACTCGGGCGACCCGGTCCTGCGCGCCCTGGAGAAGATCACCGCCAACAAGGCCCGGGTCATCTTCCTCGTCGACTCGCACGGCCACCTCGACGGCGTGCTGTCCGACGGCGACTTCCGGCGCTGGGTGAGCACCGCCAGCAGCCTCACCGTCGACGTCCCCGCCCTGGAGGCCGCCAACACCTCGCCGCGCAGCCTGCCGATCGGCAGCAGCCCGGCCGAGATCAGCCACGCCTTCGGCTCGGGCATCGACCACGTCGCGCTCGTCGACGACCGCGGCCACCTCGTCGCCATCGCGATCAACCGCGCCGACGAGCTGCGCATCGGCCGTCACGTCGTCGCCCCGGACGCGCCGGCGCTGATGATCAGCGAGATCGGCATCAACCACCAGGGCGACGTGTCGCTAGCCAGGAAGCTCGTCGACCTCTCGGTCGAGGCGGGCGCCGACGTCGTGAAGTTCCAGATGCGCGACATGGAGTCGCTCTACCGGCAGGGGACGGCCGGCTCCGGCGGTGAGGACCTCGGCCCGCAGTACACCCTCGACCTGCTCGCGAAGTACGACCTCGGCGCCGACGGCCTCTTCGAGGTCTTCGACCACTGCCGCGACGTCGGCATCGACGTCATGTGCACCGCGTGGGACCCGGTCAGCGTCGACCGGCTCGTCGACTACGGCATCACCTCCCTCAAGGTCGCCTCGGCCGACATGACCAACCACGCGCTGCTGCGGCACATGGCGGCCAGCGGCACGCCGATGGTCATCTCGACCGGCATGTCGACCGAGGGCGAGATCCGCGAGACCGTCGACCTCGTCCGCAGCACCGGCATCGCGCACGCCTTCCTGCACTGCCAGTCGACCTACCCGGCACCGTTCAAGGACGTCAACCTGGCCTACCTGACCCGGCTCGCCGAGCTCACCCAGGCGCCCGTCGGCTACTCCGGGCACGAGCGCGGCTTCCACGTCGCCCTCGCCGCCGTCGCCCTCGGCGCGCGGATCGTCGAGAAGCACTTCACCGTCGACCGCGACCTCGAGGGCAACGACCACAAGGTCAGTCTGCTCCCGGGCGAGTTCGCCGAGATGGTGCAGCGCGTGCGCGAGGTGGAGGAGGCGCTCGGCACCGCGGCGCCGCGCGCCGTCTCCACCGGCGAGATGATGAACCGCGTCAACCTCGCCAAGTCGCTCGTCGCCGCCCGCCGGATCGAGGTCGGCGCCGTGCTCGGTGACGACGACATCGACATCAAGAGCCCCGGTCGCGGGCTCCAGCCCAACGCCTACGACCGGCTCGTCGGACGCACGACGACCCGTGCGCTGGAGCCCGGCGACTTCTTCTACGCCACCGACCTCGGTGACGCGGCGCCGCGCGGGCGGGCCTACGAGTTCCGCCGGCCGTGGGGCCTCGCCGTCCGCTACCACGACATCGACGCGATGACGAAGGACACCACTCCCGACTTCCTCGAGTTCCACTTCTCCTACAAGGACCTCGACCTGCCCGTCGCGGACGTCTTCGCGCGCTACGACGGCGGCCTGCCGATGGGCTTCACCACGCACTCCCCCGACCTGTTCGCCGGCGACTTCCTGCTCAACCTCGCCTCCGAGGACGACGCACACTGGGAGCGCTCCATCCGCGAGCTCCAGCGGGTCGTCGACACCACCCGCGAGATGCAGGCGTTCTTCACCCGGGGCGCCGACGCGAAGGCCGGGACGGAGGGTCCGGTCGTCGTGGCCAGCCTCGGCGGCTTCACCACCGACGCCTTCGTGCGTCCCGAGCAGCGCGAGGCGATGTACGACCGGGTCGCGGCCGGCCTGGCGCGGGTCGACGACTCCGGCGTGCGCCTCTGCGCCCAGACGCTGCCGCCCTACCCCTGGTACATGGGCGGCCAGCTCTACTGCAACCTCTTCGTCGACCCCCGCGACACCGCCGACTTCGCCGCCCGCCACGACCGCCGGCTCTGCTTCGACGTCTCCCACTCCAAGCTGTCGGCCAACTACCTCGGCTTGTCCTTCGCCGAGGCGACCGACCTCCTCGCGCCGCACACCGAGCACCTCCACCTCGTCGACGCCACCGGCGTCGACGGCGAGGGCGTGCAGGTCGGCGACGGCGAGATCGACTGGGCCGTGCTCGCGCAGCAGCTCGACGCGCTGTCACCCGGGGTGAGCTTCATCCCCGAGATCTGGCAGGGGCACGTCAACGACGGTGAGGGCTTCTGGATCGCCCTCGAGCGGCTGGAGCAATGGTTCTGA
- a CDS encoding glycosyltransferase family 4 protein, whose protein sequence is MSDLAGVARHVLDVARIGIPGWRLTVVAPPGALPARLREVGASVVEAPFGPDHGLRSSVAALRDVVRRERPAVVHSHLSYADIVVALAAGRRPRLVTTEHGIARDDVVYHHSTAKARVMATAHAARLRRFDAAIAVSAATADAMREKWRPRVPVTVVPNGVDRVDAALAAPRPGLRVLSLARLAPEKRLAALLDGFAELRASHQEATLTLAGTGPEEPALRARVEALGLADAVDMPGFVDPDAAMADHDVLAMLSVWENCSYALLDAAVRGMGVVASDVGGNPEILPRTSLVEADDARAVATSLAVQGQDLDARPRLTGWPTVADMCERIAEAYASTGAR, encoded by the coding sequence GTGAGCGACCTGGCCGGGGTGGCGCGTCACGTGCTGGACGTCGCCCGGATCGGCATCCCCGGGTGGCGGCTCACCGTCGTGGCACCGCCGGGCGCCCTCCCGGCGAGGCTGCGCGAGGTCGGCGCGTCCGTCGTCGAGGCGCCCTTCGGACCCGATCACGGACTGCGGTCGTCCGTCGCCGCGCTGCGTGACGTCGTACGCCGTGAGCGTCCGGCCGTGGTGCACAGCCACCTCTCCTACGCCGACATCGTCGTGGCGCTGGCCGCGGGCCGGCGTCCACGGCTGGTGACCACCGAGCACGGCATCGCGCGCGACGACGTCGTCTACCACCACTCCACCGCCAAGGCCCGCGTGATGGCGACGGCGCACGCCGCCCGCCTCCGCCGCTTCGACGCTGCGATCGCCGTGAGCGCGGCGACCGCCGACGCCATGCGCGAGAAGTGGCGGCCCCGGGTGCCCGTGACCGTGGTGCCCAACGGCGTCGACCGGGTGGACGCTGCGCTGGCGGCACCGAGGCCCGGGCTCCGCGTCCTCTCGCTGGCGCGGCTGGCGCCGGAGAAGCGACTGGCGGCCCTGCTCGACGGGTTCGCCGAGCTGCGCGCCTCGCACCAGGAGGCCACGTTGACGCTGGCCGGGACGGGGCCGGAGGAGCCCGCGCTCCGGGCCCGCGTCGAGGCGCTCGGCCTCGCGGACGCGGTCGACATGCCGGGCTTCGTCGACCCCGACGCGGCGATGGCCGACCACGACGTGCTGGCGATGCTGTCGGTCTGGGAGAACTGCTCCTACGCCCTGCTCGACGCCGCGGTCCGCGGCATGGGCGTCGTCGCGAGCGACGTCGGCGGCAACCCGGAGATCCTGCCGCGCACCTCGCTGGTCGAGGCCGATGACGCCCGTGCGGTCGCCACGTCGCTGGCCGTGCAGGGCCAGGACCTCGACGCACGTCCGCGGCTGACCGGCTGGCCCACGGTGGCCGACATGTGCGAGCGGATCGCGGAGGCGTACGCCTCGACGGGAGCCCGCTGA
- a CDS encoding glycosyltransferase family 4 protein, whose product MVERIHLAANNPDLGGGEQVLVRTAAALVDLGRAVTVVAPDAPTDVLDAASRVGADVVAIRADGRRDHLRRLRAWDRDERDGLLWCHGLVPALATAGHGRRVVHLHQLPRSRPQWAALSVARRGSERLLVPSAFLAAAVRGAEVCANWTDDVDLLERPSARRRVGFMGRLATDKGADLVARALAAPALAGTELVVAGDDRWVPAEQRTPVAAALTALGHERVRRLGRVAPGTFFAEVDVAVFPSRVAESFGLVVAEAMAAGVPFVISDAGALPEVAGPDHPWVARAGDEADLSRVVGLALAAGPEEVDAVTHAARRRWEVHYSPEAGRLRVARLLAELGVG is encoded by the coding sequence ATGGTTGAGCGGATCCACCTCGCCGCCAACAATCCCGACCTCGGCGGCGGGGAGCAGGTGCTCGTCCGGACCGCCGCCGCCCTCGTCGACCTGGGCCGAGCCGTCACCGTGGTGGCTCCGGACGCACCCACGGACGTCCTCGACGCCGCCTCCCGGGTGGGTGCCGACGTGGTGGCCATCCGGGCGGACGGGCGCCGCGACCACCTCCGGCGACTGCGTGCCTGGGACCGCGACGAGCGGGACGGGCTGCTGTGGTGCCACGGGCTCGTGCCCGCCCTCGCCACCGCGGGCCATGGTCGTCGCGTCGTCCACCTCCACCAGCTGCCGCGCTCGCGCCCCCAGTGGGCGGCGCTGTCCGTGGCGAGGCGCGGCAGTGAGCGGCTCCTCGTCCCGTCGGCGTTCCTCGCCGCGGCCGTCCGTGGCGCCGAGGTGTGCGCCAACTGGACGGACGACGTCGACCTCCTGGAGCGTCCGTCCGCACGGCGCCGGGTGGGCTTCATGGGACGGCTCGCGACCGACAAGGGCGCCGACCTGGTCGCCCGGGCACTCGCCGCACCGGCCCTCGCCGGCACCGAGCTGGTCGTGGCCGGCGACGACCGCTGGGTGCCGGCGGAGCAGCGGACCCCGGTGGCCGCTGCGCTGACCGCGCTGGGCCACGAGCGCGTACGCCGACTGGGCCGCGTCGCACCGGGGACGTTCTTCGCCGAGGTCGACGTGGCTGTCTTCCCGAGCCGCGTCGCGGAGTCCTTCGGCCTCGTCGTCGCCGAGGCGATGGCGGCCGGGGTCCCCTTCGTGATCTCCGACGCAGGCGCGCTCCCCGAGGTCGCGGGTCCGGACCACCCGTGGGTGGCCCGCGCGGGCGACGAAGCGGACCTGTCGCGGGTGGTCGGCCTCGCGCTCGCCGCCGGCCCGGAGGAGGTCGACGCCGTGACGCATGCGGCGCGCCGACGTTGGGAAGTGCACTACTCACCGGAGGCGGGCCGCCTGCGGGTGGCGCGACTGTTGGCGGAGCTGGGGGTGGGATGA